The nucleotide window GTTTGGAGAATTGTGCAAATCAGGTATTGGGATTATTTTGCGAGATGATCAAGGTAAGGTGTTGATGGCTACATCCAGGGTTGAGAGAGAAGTTGAGGAACCAGAAGTTGTGGAGTTAAAAGCTATTTTTTGGGGTCTTCAACTGTGGGCAAGTATGGGCATCTCAAGAATTCAAGTGGAATCTGATTGCTTGTTGGTGGTGGAGGCTTTGGAGCAAAATGCTATGGATGTCTCTCTAAGATTGGGGCTGTTATACAGGGAAATTAAGTCTCTTTCTTCATGTTTTGTTAattgttcttttgtttatgtTCCTAGAAAGGGAAATAGGACAACTCATACTTCAACTTGGTATGTGAAAAATGTGGAGGATATTGCTATATGCTGGGATTGTATTCCAGACTTTATTTTTCAAGTCATTTGGCTTGACAAATGTATGTAATCTCCTTTTATTAAtggaagtattattttttataataataataaaaataaaaatctatatttaattagtcatcacattctctataataataaaatattattattttttattatttatatctttttaattactttatattctttaattagttttttatttcattttcataattttcaataacctccaacaatctataatataataatttcataggtatatagatgataaaatctatatgagaaatgatacttgcagtcgtgagcgtgcagtcaccgtgcagtcgttttgaaaaaagtgaataaataagagacccacctgaaaaaaaattaattttttaatagtggaccccactctttttcaaagcgactgcacggcgtttgcgcattccacgactgtatgtagcattactcaatctATATATAAGAACACTGACGAGACATTCAGGAATTAGCTAATCGAGTACGTCAGCCAAATTAAACCATGCACCGATCTCTGTATCGAAGACAAAAAGATTAGCTAATCGAGTACGTCAGTCAACAAGATTACAAAAGCCATTACCTCACGTATTTCCCCCATTTGCTCACCGAATACGTCATCCCAACCCCAATTCAATACTGCACCACTCCCGCTATATATACATCGAACGCTTGTTTCTGGCCTCCACAATTCACATCCCATACCTATcatacatctctctctcattgttaTCTGCTTAAACTCTCACTCTATTGTTACTATTTGTTAGCTGTTTTtatagtacgtacgtacgtgtctagaaaagacaaaaatggaGAAAGCACCCGAAGAACAGCACCCGGTGAAGGCCTTTGGATGGGCAGCTAGAGATTCTTCTGGCCTTCTCTCGCCTTTTAAATTCTCCAGAAGGTCCCCTCTCGATCTCTCGCTCCCCACCTTAATTCCATTCTTACTTGATCGGTTTTCCCTTCCtttctgttttcttctcttAGCATTTAAAGTAAATACATTAATGTTTAatagtttcaaattttgatcAACTAACAAGGATTGTGATTGTCTCTCATTGGTTGTCGTTATGCATTGTTTTCTCAAGCTTCTGAGTTTTCAATTTGTGCTTTAAATGGTATATCTATAGGGCAACCGGAGACAAGGATGTAAGGTTCAAAGTTCTTTATTGTGGGATATGCCACTCCGACCTTCACAAGATCAAAAACGAGTGGGGTAGTTCCAAATACCCACTTGTTCCTGGGTAAGTTTCCATTTCATTTTAAGCGATTGTGTAGCCTAAAAAAGATCAACAAACACGTACGTCAATTGATCTTTTGGTACACAAAGACGTAACTACTTCAGTCTGCAATAACATTGgactttcatatttcaattgCAGGCACGAAATTGTTGGGGAAGTGACAGAAGTAGGGAACGAGGTGAAGAAAGTTAAAGTGGGAGACAAAGTGGGAGTGGGATGCGTGGTTGGTGCATGCCACTCTTGCGAGAACTGCAACAATGACCTTGAAATTTACTGTCCCCAAACGATACTGACATATGATCACATATACCATGATGGCACAATTACATACGGAGGCTACTCAGACACTATGGTAGCTAATGAGCGCTACATCATTCGATTCCCTGAAAACTTACCACTCGATGCTAGTGCTCCCCTTCTTTGTGCTGGGATTACACTTTACAGTCCTTTGAAATATTATGGGTTAGCAGAGCCTGGTAAACACATTGGGATTGTTGGCCTAGGTGGACTTGGTCATGTGGGTGTTAAATTTGCCAAGGCTTTCGGAGCAAAAGTGACTGTAATTAGTACCTCCGCCAACAAGAAAGATGAAGCTCTGGGGCATCTTGGTGCTGACTCGTTCTTAAATAGTCGTGACCAAGAACAATTACAGGTGAGTGTTAGCTAACAACATTTTTCTCTACTTCTCCTCTtgatatatagtctaataatattaatagagagTGATTGTTAAAACTATAAAATTTGTACAGGCTGCCCAGGGCACGTTTGATGGAATACTGGATACAGTATCTGCTGTGCATTCTATTCAGCCCTTAATTGGTCTATTAAAGTCTCATGGAAAGCTTGTTATGTTGGGTGCACCAGAGAAACCGCTTGAGCTACCAGTCTTTCCTCTACTTATGGGTAATTTCCTTTCAAGTCAATTACTAACTTTTCCCTTTGTTATAAGTTGGAATTCCATCTTGTTCGTATATAGCTATCGAGTTAATAAGACCTGTTTTGACAGGAAGAAAAATGGTTGCGGGGAGTGCCACTGGAGGATTGAAGGAAACACAAGAGATGATAGATTTTGCTGCAAAACATAACATCACAGCAGACATTGAGCTTATTCCAATAGACTACCTTAACAAGGCAATGGAGCGTCTTGCTAAGGGTGATGTAAGATACCGATTTGTCATTGACATTGGAAACAGCTTGGCTTCTACCAACCATTGAAGAATACCTTAATCTGCATGTTTTGGTTTCTTTGTATTTGTTCCAAGAGTGTGTTTAAATGCTCACTATTTAGCTGCTTCTATCTCTAGCTGCCAAAACGAGGTTGTCCTTCTTGCGTGATAATTTATCAACGTGGAATAAGAAAGCATTTTCCTATTTCTGTCTTCTTAAATTTCTATTACAGTGTAATAAATCTGGTTGTTCTTACCTgagatttaaataattattttttagtttgtttcTCTAATATGGCGTTACCTCCTCTGTAATTAGGAATAATAATGCTAAATACTGTCCTATCACGTACaaacttcatttaaaatattgttgggtCCGCACATGCATATTCTTTAGAACCTATATATTACAGCCGACCACTTGTCCACTTCTCTCTAATATATTcattaatgaagaaaaaaacattactGATTTGTGGACCACATGCAAACAGAGGAACAATTCAATATCCAACTTTAAATTTCTACTTAATTTATGAACAAGGCCAAAACATTTATGTCTGGAACCAACAATTGGACCAGAACTGCATGTACATGTGGCCAAGAAGATTACATATCAAACGTTTTGCTTATGGCCCGGACATTCTCATTTTAGGGATTGAAAAGGAAAACATGAGCGTAAACAAAGGTGAATACATCAATATTTAGTATCATTACATTCGAATTTCGATCAGCTACGTTCCAACAAAAATggcccatgcatgcattaaaaTTTCACTCTCCTTCGTTCAGATCTCGCTTTGCGTGCATATGCTTAAttctaagagcattcacattggcttcttcaaataactttttatctctaaatttaaataactttacCAATAATTGACCCACATTAAATTAGCTAAAGACTTTTCATCCTAAATATTATCTACAGTAAATTCATACTTTTCTTCAAAGATGAAAAGTACTGTTCCACATccaaatgtatattttattaatttcggCCCTCTCCCGcgttccctttctctttcttcttctcttcttccctctcgcGCGTttctcccttttcttcttcctggATTTCTCTCTCACGTCTCTTCCTCCGTTGaaattcttctattttttttttcttctcttcttccctctcccgcttctcttccttctttcttttcttctagttatttttttttctcttcttccctatttctcttcttccccattTCTCTTCTCTCCCGCAACCATTCTCTCCCGCGATGGCACTCTCCAGCACGGCACCGCGACAGCGTTTCTCCACCACG belongs to Juglans regia cultivar Chandler chromosome 8, Walnut 2.0, whole genome shotgun sequence and includes:
- the LOC109003642 gene encoding probable mannitol dehydrogenase — translated: MEKAPEEQHPVKAFGWAARDSSGLLSPFKFSRRATGDKDVRFKVLYCGICHSDLHKIKNEWGSSKYPLVPGHEIVGEVTEVGNEVKKVKVGDKVGVGCVVGACHSCENCNNDLEIYCPQTILTYDHIYHDGTITYGGYSDTMVANERYIIRFPENLPLDASAPLLCAGITLYSPLKYYGLAEPGKHIGIVGLGGLGHVGVKFAKAFGAKVTVISTSANKKDEALGHLGADSFLNSRDQEQLQAAQGTFDGILDTVSAVHSIQPLIGLLKSHGKLVMLGAPEKPLELPVFPLLMGRKMVAGSATGGLKETQEMIDFAAKHNITADIELIPIDYLNKAMERLAKGDVRYRFVIDIGNSLASTNH